One genomic window of Nasonia vitripennis strain AsymCx chromosome 1 unlocalized genomic scaffold, Nvit_psr_1.1 chr1_random0013, whole genome shotgun sequence includes the following:
- the LOC116415925 gene encoding uncharacterized protein LOC116415925 codes for MLRQSVHSSFSSSFFNSKFEKMEGINDSMKAAFEKVNGYRTIVHLFNVAWQLMSWTSNGMNDDSILRKSLPAELTAAMKQLNEGALTSPESQQQQQLPSIGMMQQMFKSISSLSEMHHQQQLPQEKNSQQQAAVAAEVVSAAKAAAKATTAAKVTIAAKTAAIAKAKA; via the exons ATGCTTCGTCAGTCAGTTCACTCTTCGTTTTCAAGTTCATTCTTCAATTCAAAGTTTGAGAAGATGGAAGGAATCAACGACAGCATGAAGGCAGCTTTTGAGAAGGTCAACGGCTATAGAACAATTGTCCATCTCTTTAATGTGGCGTGGCAGTTGATGTCCTGGACATCGAATGGAATGAATGATGATTCCATTTTGAGAAAGT CTCTACCAGCCGAGTTAACTGCTGCGATGAAGCAGCTGAATGAGGGTGCGCTCACCTCACCAGAGtcgcaacaacagcagcaacttCCGTCGATTGGTATGATGCAGCAGatgtttaaaagtatatcatccttatcagaGATGCAccatcagcagcagcttccACAGGAGAAAAACTCGCAGCAACAAGCAGCAGTCGCAGCAGAAGTCGTATCCGCAGCCAAAGCCGCAGCAAAAGCCACAACCGCAGCCAAAGTCACAATCGCAGCCAAAACCGCAGCCATAGCCAAAGCCAAAGCGTAA
- the LOC116415913 gene encoding uncharacterized protein LOC116415913: MPRSPQDILPWVLHEISFPRDPKEDKDPHKVQLSIDVRPNGIILEFVQRLFEDPRLVKPTSVSAVPQEDENTTAHDSGIGTGSGLPSMLDIQEEQARPTVSNFRHYKENQDPNNVESSKPVRSKKTKRESAQPSAKEEQKLSSQF; the protein is encoded by the coding sequence ATGCCTAGATCTCCGCAAGACATACTCCCTTGGGTACTACATGAAATCAGCTTTCCGAGAGATCCGAAGGAGGACAAGGATCCGCACAAAGTTCAGTTATCCATAGATGTTAGGCCGAATGGCATTATCTTGGAATTTGTGCAACGACTGTTTGAGGATCCAAGATTAGTGAAGCCGACGAGTGTTAGTGCAGTGCCACAGGAGGATGAAAACACCACAGCACATGATTCTGGCATTGGCACTGGCAGTGGCTTACCAAGTATGCTTGATATTCAAGAAGAACAAGCCCGGCCTACTGTCAGCAACTTCAGGCACTACAAAGAAAACCAGGACCCTAACAATGTTGAATCTTCTAAGCCTGTTAGGTCGAAGAAGACAAAACGAGAATCGGCGCAACCATCAGCAAAAGAAGAGCAAAAACTTAGCAGTCAATTCTGA
- the LOC100114663 gene encoding serine/threonine-protein kinase mig-15, with the protein MAHNLTPSVNCSLDDIDLNALKDPAGIFELIEVVGNGTYGQVYKGRHTKTGQLAAIKVMDVTEDEEEEIKLEINVLKRYSNHRNIATYYGAFIKKSPPGKDDQLWLVMEYCGAGSVTDLVKSTKGQSLKEEWIAYISREILRGLSYLHSNKVIHRDIKGQNVLLTDNAEVKLVDFGVSAQLDRTIGRRNTFIGTPYWMAPEVIACDENPEATYDNRSDLWSLGITALEMAESQPPLCDLHPMRALFLIPRNPPPRLKSKKWAKKFHGFIETVLVKDYHQRPYTEQLLKHPFIRDQPTERQVRIQLKDHIDRCKKRKQEKERDDYRYSGSENEDDEPAVAGEPSSIIQAPGGDTLRRNFQQIQEGRTLSQEVSPHNAAAKDNKQIPSRAKESEAGQHNRPSVPHRLIVVPDPHPPSRPLPPTPKDDPRQSHKAPTPPSNHQVSGGASGGSVSVPVSQRNSHVFKPMALMIESDSDDDMEDVSGNSNRNDGTLLASDPPKPLPQLDCSSSSSQNHNSHHEAGAPNRPLPPTPDEEESCDHTLVMKRNREADRSRAPGTTSGDFQRLDSPGSRTSSVLPDLLTSSPGQRQDKTISDEYRQAVKSPPLALQQKQRSFLTFGFGAGPPRRESHVNVNVTPTSHDLTSDTPEIRKYKKRFNSEILCAALWGVNLLIGTENGLMLLDRSGQGKVYQLISRRRFQQMEVLEGQNILVTISGKKNRVRVYYLSWLKSKILRTDGHSEQVERRNGWINVGDLQGAVHFKIVKYERIKFLVIALKESIEIYAWAPKPYHKFMAFKSFGELAHRPLLVDLTVEEGTRLKVIYGSTDGFHAVDLDSATVYDIYLPKHTQGPICPHCIVALPNSNGMQLLLCYDNEGVYVNTYGRVSKTMVLQWGEMPTSVAYIGIGQIMGWGNKAIEIRSVESGHLDGVFMHKKAQRLKFLCERNDKVFFSSAKGGSSCQIYFMTLNKPGMANW; encoded by the coding sequence ATGGCGCACAATTTAACACCAAGTGTTAATTGCTCACTTGATGACATTGATTTAAATGCCCTCAAGGACCCAGCTGGTATCTTCGAACTTATTGAAGTTGTTGGAAATGGCACCTATGGGCAAGTTTACAAGGGTCGACATACGAAAACTGGGCAACTGGCTGCTATCAAAGTCATGGATGTTACTGAGGATGAAGAGGAGGAAATCAAACTGGAAATCAACGTGCTCAAAAGGTACTCGAACCATAGAAATATTGCTACCTATTATGgagcttttattaaaaaatctccaCCTGGAAAAGATGATCAATTATGGTTGGTTATGGAATACTGTGGTGCTGGCTCTGTAACTGATCTTGTAAAATCAACAAAAGGCCAAAGTCTTAAAGAAGAATGGATAGCGTACATATCAAGAGAAATCCTTCGGGGTCTCAGCTATCTCCACAGCAACAAAGTAATTCATCGTGATATTAAAGGACAAAACGTTTTATTGACCGATAATGCAGAAGTCAAGCTAGTTGATTTTGGAGTTAGCGCTCAACTGGACAGAACAATTGGTCGCAGGAATACCTTTATTGGAACACCATATTGGATGGCACCTGAAGTAATTGCATGCGATGAGAACCCTGAAGCAACTTATGACAATAGGAGTGATCTTTGGTCACTTGGTATTACAGCATTGGAAATGGCAGAATCACAGCCGCCGCTCTGTGATTTGCATCCTATGAGAGCCTTATTTTTGATCCCTCGAAATCCTCCACCAAGACTAAAGTCGAAAAAATGGGCCAAGAAATTTCATGGTTTTATCGAGACTGTTTTAGTTAAGGATTATCATCAGCGGCCATACACCGAACAATTGCTGAAGCATCCATTTATCCGCGATCAACCTACTGAAAGACAAGTTAGGATTCAGTTAAAAGATCATATTGATCGATGCAAAAAGCGAAAGCAAGAGAAAGAACGAGATGATTACCGGTACAGCGGTAGCGAGAACGAAGATGATGAGCCAGCTGTGGCGGGTGAGCCATCTTCGATCATTCAAGCTCCCGGTGGCGATACCTTGCGTCGCAATTTCCAGCAAATACAAGAAGGCAGGACGCTGTCACAAGAAGTTTCTCCGCACAATGCAGCGGCTAAAGATAACAAGCAAATTCCTAGTCGAGCTAAAGAGTCAGAAGCTGGACAGCATAACAGGCCTTCTGTGCCACATAGACTGATCGTCGTACCAGATCCGCATCCTCCCTCACGACCACTGCCTCCTACACCTAAGGACGACCCGCGACAATCGCACAAAGCTCCAACACCACCCTCCAACCATCAAGTCAGTGGTGGAGCTAGTGGTGGATCGGTTAGCGTACCAGTATCTCAGAGAAATAGCCATGTTTTCAAACCTATGGCTTTGATGATTGAAAGCGATAGCGATGATGATATGGAAGATGTTAGCGGTAACAGCAATAGAAACGACGGCACTCTACTTGCCAGCGATCCGCCAAAACCATTGCCGCAGTTAGATTGTTCTTCGTCTTCATCTCAGAATCACAACTCTCATCACGAAGCTGGTGCTCCTAATCGACCTCTGCCTCCGACCCCAGATGAAGAAGAAAGCTGTGATCATACCTTGGTAATGAAACGGAATCGAGAGGCAGATCGCAGCAGAGCTCCTGGCACAACCAGTGGGGACTTTCAAAGATTGGATTCTCCTGGTTCTAGGACAAGTTCAGTACTTCCAGACCTTCTCACTTCATCTCCTGGCCAGCGTCAAGATAAGACCATAAGCGACGAGTACCGCCAAGCCGTGAAATCTCCTCCATTGGCACTTCAGCAAAAACAGAGATCATTCTTGACCTTCGGTTTTGGAGCTGGACCACCGCGACGAGAATCTCACGTCAACGTCAATGTTACACCTACTAGCCATGATTTAACATCTGATACTCCAGAAATACGAAAGTACAAGAAACGCTTTAATAGTGAAATTCTTTGCGCTGCATTGTGGGGTGTCAATTTGCTTATTGGAACTGAAAATGGTCTCATGCTTTTGGACAGAAGTGGACAAGGCAAAGTCTATCAATTGATTAGTAGGAGACGCTTCCAGCAAATGGAAGTGTTGGAAGGACAAAATATTCTTGTAACCATCAgtggaaagaaaaatagagtACGTGTTTACTATCTTTCATGGCTAAAGAGTAAGATTTTGCGAACGGATGGTCACAGTGAACAAGTTGAACGACGCAATGGCTGGATTAATGTGGGAGATCTGCAGGGTGCTGTGCATTTCAAGATAGTGAAGTACGAGAGAATCAAATTTCTTGTCATTGCACTAAAAGAATCTATAGAGATTTATGCCTGGGCTCCAAAGCCTTATCACAAGTTCATGGCATTCAAGTCTTTTGGAGAACTGGCTCATAGGCCACTTTTGGTCGATCTCACGGTAGAAGAGGGAACTAGATTGAAAGTCATTTATGGAAGTACTGATGGTTTTCATGCAGTTGATTTAGACTCTGCTACTGTTTATGATATATATTTACCTAAACATACACAAGGGCCAATTTGTCCTCACTGTATTGTAGCTTTACCAAATAGTAATGGTATGCAACTTCTTCTCTGTTATGATAACGAAGGTGTGTATGTCAACACGTATGGAAGAGTGTCCAAAACTATGGTGTTGCAATGGGGAGAAATGCCTACTAGTGTGGCATATATTGGCATTGGGCAAATCATGGGATGGGGCAATAAGGCAATTGAGATTAGAAGTGTAGAGAGTGGCCATTTGGATGGCGTTTTCATGCATAAAAAAGCTCAACGTCTGAAATTCCTTTGTGAACGCAATGACAAGGTCTTTTTCTCATCAGCCAAAGGTGGAAGCTCTtgtcaaatatattttatgacgCTGAACAAGCCTGGAATGGCCAATTGGTGA
- the LOC116415935 gene encoding suppressor protein SRP40-like: MRLPSLVIKKNDHHTSTASTRADCQALNTSVSAVEHLQPPLRSVIASKGIRLSQSSRARSSSHSGSSSSTSSSSSSGSSSSSGSSTSSGSRLGCGSDKSSRKRKSDDEAINGIGGKRMTITSSQESEKSAEKKERRKLSLSLKKTDLPPPSPRQQPSPQPLYQADQPMPHQHQQEQQMPLQQRARPRILQDEMLNDPLIVFDKKANMRKI; this comes from the exons ATGCGATTGCCATCACTCGTCATCAAAAAAAA CGATCACCACACAAGTACGGCAAGCACGAGGGCTGATTGCCAAGCGTTGAATACATCTGTTAGCGCTGTTGAGCATTTACAGCCTCCTCTACGATCCGTAATAGCATCCAAGGGGATTAGGCTATCACAATCTTCAAGGGCGAGATCAAGCTCGCATTCAGGCTCAAGCTCGAGTACAAGCTCAAGCTCGAGTTCAGGCTCAAGCTCGAGTTCTGGCTCGAGCACCAGCTCGGGATCCAGGTTGGGATGTGGCTCTGACAAAAGTTCAAGAAAGAGGAAATCTGATG ATGAAGCAATCAATGGTATAGGTGGTAAAAGGATGACAATCACATCATCTCAAGAGAGCGAAAAATCAg CAGAAAAGAAGGAACGGAGAAAACTTTCGTTGTCTTTAAAAAAGACTGATCTACCACCACCATCTCCGCGACAGCAGCCATCACCACAGCCTCTCTATCAAGCAGATCAACCGATGCCACATCAGCATCAACAAGAACAGCAAATGCCACTACAGCAACGAGCACGACCGCGTATATTGCAAGACGAAATGCTCAACGATCCGCTTATCGTGTTCGATAAGAAAGCAAATATGCGAAAAATCTGa